In Mus caroli chromosome 19, CAROLI_EIJ_v1.1, whole genome shotgun sequence, a genomic segment contains:
- the Ppp1r14b gene encoding LOW QUALITY PROTEIN: protein phosphatase 1 regulatory subunit 14B (The sequence of the model RefSeq protein was modified relative to this genomic sequence to represent the inferred CDS: inserted 1 base in 1 codon) — translation MLQLPPGAPAAAXRRGAARSGARELTGASGPEPAGGRPGGGGAGRGPSAHVAPAAAMADSGPAGGAALAAPAPGPGSGSTGPRVYFQSPPGAAGEGPGGADDDGPVRRQGKVTVKYDRKELRKRLNLEEWILEQLTRLYDCQEEEIPELEIDVDELLDMESDDTRAARVKELLVDCYKPTEAFISGLLDKIRGMQKLSTPQKK, via the exons ATGCTGCAGCTGCCCCCGGGCGCCCCCGCCGCCG CTCGCCGCGGAGCTGCGCGGAGCGGAGCCCGCGAGCTAACCGGAGCCAGCGGCCCGGAGCCAGCCGGCGGGCGTCCGGGAGGCGGCGGCGCAGGGAGGGGCCCGAGCGCGCACGTGGCCCCGGCGGCCGCCATGGCGGACAGCGGCCCCGCGGGGGGCGCGGCGTTAGCTGCCCCGGCCCCCGGGCCGGGCAGTGGCAGCACAGGGCCCCGAGTCTACTTCCAGAGTCCCCCTGGGGCCGCAGGCGAAGGCCCGGGGGGCGCAGATGACGATGGCCCGGTGAGACGGCAAGGGAAGGTCACCGTCAAGTACGACCGCAAGGAGCTACGGAAGCGCCTCAACCTGGAGGAGTGGATTTTAGAACAGCTCACGCGACTCTACGACTGCCAG GAGGAGGAGATCCCCGAGCTCGAGATAGACGTGGATGAACTTTTGGACATGGAGAGTGATGATACCCGGGCTGCTAGAGTCAAG GAGCTGTTAGTTGACTGTTACAAACCCACTGAG GCCTTCATCTCTGGCCTGCTGGACAAGATCCGGGGCATGCAGAAGCTGAGCACACCCCAGAAGAAGTGA
- the Fkbp2 gene encoding peptidyl-prolyl cis-trans isomerase FKBP2, with protein sequence MRLSWILTILSICLSALATATGAEGKRKLQIGVKKRVDHCPIKSRKGDVLHMHYTGKLEDGTEFDSSLPQNQPFVFSLGTGQVIKGWDQGLLGMCEGEKRKLVIPSELGYGERGAPPKIPGGATLVFEVELLKIERRSEL encoded by the exons ATGAGGCTGAGCTGGATCCTGACAATACTGTCCATTTGCCTGAGTGCCCTGGCCACAGCCACGGGGGCCGAAGGCAAACGGAAGCTGCAGATTGGAGTGAAGAAACGTGTGGACCACTGTCCTATCAAGTCTAGAAAGGGAGATGTCTTACACATGCACTACACG GGAAAGCTAGAAGATGGGACGGAGTTTGACAGCAGCCTACCACAGAACCAGCCCTTTGTTTTCTCCCTTGGCACTGGCCAGGTTATCAAGGGCTGGGACCAGGGGCTGCTGGG GATGTGTGAGGGGGAAAAGCGGAAGCTGGTGATCCCATCCGAGCTGG GGTATGGAGAGCGGGGAGCACCCCCAAAGATCCCAG GTGGAGCAACCCTGGTGTTTGAGGTGGAGCTGCTCAAGATTGAGAGACGTTCAGAACTGTAG